TTTAAAGAAATTCATGAGTGGGCGGACATAGGATTCGTCGGTGCGTATTTTCATATTGTCAACACCCGATTTTAGAAATGCATCTTTTAAGAATGCCTCATGTTGTCTGCCCTGCTGGAAGTAATGTTTCCTGACTTCTTTGGAATGCGTGTCCACCCATTGTACTTTATCCGTTTCCGGATCCCTGAAGCGCACAAGGCCTACATCCGGAAGCTCCTGTTCGCGAATATCAAAGATACGGACGGCGACCATGTCGTGTTTTTTATTGGCGATGCGTAATGGCCGTTCAAAACCCGAGTCCATGAAATCGGAGATCAGGAAGGCGATGGACCGCTTCTTGATTACACCGTTGAAGTAGCGAAGTGCTTCCGAAATATTGGTGCCCTTGCTTTCAGGTGTGAATTGTATCAGTTCGCGGATGATGCGAAGTGTATGTGACCTTCCTTTTTTCGGCGGGATGAATTTTTCGATGCGGTCGCTGAAAAAGATCACACCTATTTTGTCATTATTCTGAATGGCAGAGAAAGCAAGCACAGCGCATAATTCAGTGATGAGGTCCTCTTTGAACTGAACTTTGGTGCCGAAGCGTTCGGAGGCGCTGACATCGACCAGCAGCATCACGGTCAGCTCACGTTCTTCTTCAAACACCTTAACATAGGGGTGATTCAATCTGGCGGTAACGTTCCAGTCTATGGTACGGATATCATCTCCGGCCTGGTACTCCCTGACCTCCGAGAAGGCCATTCCGCGTCCTTTGAAAACACTATGGTATTCTCCTGAAAAGAGTTGGTTGGACAACCCCTTCGTTTTGATTTCTATCTTTCTTACTTTTCGTAAAAGCTCCTTGGCATCCATGGCGACACGCTGTTTGGTGAACAATGGATCATGGGACTTCAACCGTGTTGAGGATATCGTGAATGATGTCTTCACTGGTGATGTTTTCCGCTTCCGCTTCATAAGTAAGCCCGATACGGTGTCTCATGACATCGGCGCATACGGCGCGAACATCTTCCGGGATCACATAACCACGGCGCTTGATGAACGCATGCGCCTTGGCGGCCAGTGCCAGGTTGATACTGGCCCGTGGTGAACCTCCGTAACTGATCATGGAAGCGAAGTGTTCCAGGTTGTATTCTTTAGGATTCCGGGAAGCGAAGACGATGTCCAGAATGTAGTTCTCAATCTTCTCATCCATGTATACTTCACGAACAACTTTCTTGGCTTTGATAATATCTTCCGGATGCAATACGGCATTGATACCGGCTTTTTCTCTGGATAGATTTTGCCTGATGATCTTACGCTCTTCTTCTTTGCCTGGGTAGTGGATGATGATTTTTAGCATGAACCGGTCCACTTGTGCTTCCGGTAACGGATAGGTTCCTTCCTGCTCGATCGGGTTTTGTGTGGCGAGTACCAGAAACGGAGCGGGCAGGGGAAAGGTCTGTTCACCGATGGTCACCTGGTGTTCCTGCATGGCTTCCAGCAATGCACTTTGAACCTTTGCAGGCGCCCGGTTGATCTCATCGGCCAGAATGAAGTTGGCAAAAATGGGCCCCTGTCGTGGGATGAATTCTTCTTTTTTCTGATTGTAGATCATGGTGCCTACCAGGTCGGCGGGCAACAGGTCAGGTGTAAACTGGATGCGGCTGAAATCCGCATGGATCGTTGATGCGAGTGATTTGATCGCAAGCGTCTTGGCAAGACCAGGGACACCCTCCAGCAGAATGTGTCCGTCGGAGAGCAAACCGATGAGCAGTCGCTCCACCATGTATCGCTGCCCGACAATGACCTTATCCATCTCCATCATCAAGAGATCAATAAAGGCGCTTTCCTTCTCGATCCGTTCGTTCAAGGCCCTTATATCCGTGCCTGATGGCTGGATGGCGGGACCTGCTTGTGATAGTTCTTCCATGATTTTGCGTGTTAATTGGCAGACAAATGTAAAAATGATGACCAGAATCGTCAACCAAAACATTCATAAGCCGTCGTTAAAAATTGTTAAGCACGAGTGTGTTGATCACTTAAAGTAATTCAGGTTGAAGGTATGTTGTTATCAGAGTAAAGTAACCGATCCCTTGAATATCATTCAGTATGCGGCTTTTTCCTAACCCCGAAGGGGTGAAAGAATTATAGGTCGGGATGATCTTCTTGATTTTAGGAACCCCACCCCGCCCCGGCTGACAAGCAATCACTTTGTGCTTTAAGCAAACCACAGCCGGGGCGGGGTGGGGTTCTGCAAGGATCCGGACGCAATTGTTTTTTTATAATTCTTTCACCCCCTTCGGGGTTATTAATCCTGTTTTGTATGAGATAGTCTCGCTAATGAATGCGGGATATTAGCTGTGTTTAAATATCAAGAGACGAAACACGAATCCAGGTACTGGTGTGTAGAGTGGTCAGGTATTTTAAGTGGCCAATGCGTTAAGCACGAGTGTGTATTTCTATCTTTGTGCCCTTGATCTCATGACCGATCCGCGGCGATATTTTCTTCAGTTGGCCTTTGACGGAGCCGACTTTCATGGTTGGCAGGTGCAGAATAATGCAGTCACCGTGCAAGGTTTGCTGCAAGAGAAACTAGGGTTGATGCTTGGTGCACCGGTAGAGCTGACCGGTTGTGGCCGGACTGATACCGGCGTTCATGCCCGTGACTTCTATGCCCATTTCGATGTGCAGGATGGCGTCGAATTACCAACCGGTTTTATTTTTCGGGCCAATGGGTTTCTTCCGCCATCTATTGTGCTAAAGGCTATATATTCCGTGGATGGGCAGGCGCACACTCGTTTTGATGCGATCGCCAGGACCTATGAATACCATATCTCTACCAAAAAAGATCCGTTCGACCATGGACGCTCATGGTACTTGTATGGTGCCCTGGACTTGCTGGCAATGGAGAAAGCAGCTGCACAACTGATCGGTTGCCATGACTTCGATGCGTTTTGCAAGAACGTTACGGACCAACCGTCTACCACATGCGATGTGGTGAGGGCCGTATGGGAGGACCGGGGTGACCGGCTCGTATTTGTGATCACGGCTAATCGTTTTATCCGAAACATGGTCAGGGCCATTGTTGGAACGTGCGTGGAAATAGGGCAGAGCCGATTCCAACGGGATGCCATGCAACAAATTCTTCTGTCGAAAGACCGTAGTCTTGCCGGACCATCTGCTCCGGCTCATGGACTTTATCTGGCGCGGGTGGACTATCCAGCGGGTATATTTGCAACAGATTCCATTAAATCACTGCAAGGATGAGCGTCAGCGGCAAGGCATTGGATGTACATATACTGAAACGGATCTTTCTTTATGCAAAACCTTACGGCAAAGTTCTCACAGGCGCGATCCTGGTTACCTTGTTGCTTGGTTTCATTTCTCCCGCAAGACCCTGGTTGATCCAATATACGTTTGATGAATACATTGTCAAACCCGATCCTGTAGGGCTGCGCAATATGATGTTGATGCTTGTCGGACTGCTGGTCCTGCAGGCCGTGTTTGAATTTCTGCAAACCTACCTGGCAAACTGGTTGGGGCAGACCGTGGTGCGGGATTTGCGTCAAAGAACTTTTGATCATATATCCCGACTGAAATCACGTTTTTTTGATAACACCCCGATCGGTACCCTGGTAACGCGTGTTGTTTCCGATATGGAAGCCATTGCCGAAGTATTCTCAGATGGCATTCTCGTGATATTCGGAGACATCCTGCAATTGTCGGTTATCATAGGTTCTATGTTGTATATGAGTTGGAAACTGACCTTATATAGTTTGTGTGTAATGCCGTTGCTTATCATTTCCACATGGATCTTCAAAAACGGAATACGATCGATCTTTCAGGATGTTCGTAACCAGGTAGCCCGACTGAATGCTTTTGTTCAGGAGCATGTGGTAGGGATGAATGTGGTCCAGGTGTTTAACCGGGAAGAGGCGGAGATGAAGAAATTTATCGAGATCAACAAAAGCCATAGAAAAGCACACATCCGGTCGGTATGGTATTATTCGATTTTCCTGCCGGTGGTTGAGATCTTGTCTGCTGTTTCAATCGGACTGATGGTGTGGTGGGGTGCACGGGAAGCCATCCGGGGCCTGGATCAGGGCGTCACACTGGGGGAGATGCTGGCTTTTATCTTTTTCATTTATGCATTGTTCCGCCCGATCCGCCAGCTGGCCGATAAATTCAATACCCTGCAGATGGGGATGGTGGCGGCTGAAAGGGTTTTCGCACTGCTCGACCGTGATGAGCGGGTAAAAGACCACGGAACCATGTCTCCAGGAGATCTCACCGGGAGAATCGCTTTTGACGATGTGCATTTTGCTTACGTGGATGAAGATTGGGTATTGAAGGGAATTTCGTTTGAAGTAGAGGCCGGTCAGACATTGGCATTGGTAGGGGCCACAGGTTCGGGGAAAACCTCTGTGATCAATTTGCTGGGACGGTATTATGAATTCCAGAAGGGGCGCATATCCATTGACGGACATGACATCCGGGATATTCGTCTTCCGGAATTACGAAAACATGTAGGTGTTGTTTTACAGGATGTTTTTCTGTTCTCAGATACCATCTATCATAACATCACCCTGGGTGATCCGAACATCACCCGCGATGATGTGGTCAGGGCGGCGAAGATCGTTGGGGCGCATGAATTTATTTCCAGGCTGCCCGGTGCGTATGACTATGATGTTCGCGAGCGCGGAGGAACATTATCCACCGGACAACGCCAGTTGATCGCATTTATCAGGGCCTATGTACATGATCCCCGCATTCTGGTGCTGGATGAAGCCACATCTTCAGTGGATACAGGTTCGGAAGAACTGATCCAATATGCAACCGCCCGACTTACCGAAGGACGCACATCAGTGGTCATTGCCCATCGCCTTGCTACCATTCAGAAGGCAGATAAGATCCTGGTGCTTGATCATGGCCGCATCGTCGAGTCCGGAAACCATAGTTCACTCCTAAACCTGGGAGGGGTATATCAGAAGCTTTATGAATTGCAATTCCGGCATAGTCAGGCGTCCTGAACACCAATTCTTTCAGTAATTTATGTGTGGTATGCCCACGTTTAGGAATCCAAAGATTGAATTAATAAATCATTTGGAATCAAACACATATAAATTCAGCGCGTTTATTTGGTATGGCAGAAACACGGAAAAATATATTTGTGTTAAACCATTCAAAGAGCTAATTTTATACCAGTTGGAGATAGACGCATCCTATTAGAAGTTTTAGGTTTTTTTGTTACTAAACGGTAAGTGCTATGAGAAGAATCATTACACCGATCGCGTTGGTGGTATCTGTTTTCTTATCCTTTCAGAATGCTGCTGCGCAAAATCAGAACCGCACGTGCGGTACAACAGAATACATGGAACGCTTGTTCCGGGAGAATCCGGGCTATGAGCAGCGTTTACAGCAAATGAATCAGGAATTGGCCGCTTATGTGGCTGCCAGAAAGAATTCCAGCGAGCCACATGCGGTTGTTACGATCCCGACAGTGGTTCACGTGGTATATAATACTTCCGGCCAAAACCATTCGGATGCGAGCGTACAATCGCAGATTGACGCCATGAATGCTGATTTCCGTTTACTGAATTCGGACAAGTCTACCGCACCATCCGTATTTCAATCACTTCAGGGAGATGCGGAGATCGAGTTTTGTCTGGCGCAACGTGATCCGAATGGCAACCCTACCACAGGTATCACCCGCACACAAACCAACACTTCATCTTTCAGTACCAATGATGATGTGAAGTACACAAGTTCAGGCGGTAAGGATGCCTGGCCCAGGGACAAATACCTGAACCTATGGGTTTGCGATATCAGCGGCGGTATCCTTGGGTATGCCCAGTTCCCCGGAGGACCCGCAGCAACGGATGGAGTGGTACTTCATACAGACTATTTCGGTACCATCAATGCCAACACCCCATTTAACCTGGGACGTACCGGTACCCATGAGGTCGGACACTGGCTCGGACTTTACCATATCTGGGGAGATGCCAACTGTGGCAATGACCAGGTAAGTGATACGCCCACCCAGCAAACGTCCAATTCGGGATGTCCCAGTTTTCCGCATGTGACCTGCAGTAACGGTCCGAATGGCGATATGTTCATGAACTACATGGACTACGTGAATGATGCTTGCATGGTGATGTTCTCTCTCGGGCAGAACTCCCGCATGCAAGGTGTGGTGGACGGTTCGCGCTCAAGTTTGAAAACGTCCGACGGATGTGTGCCTCCGTCTGCTCCACCTGTAGCCGGCTTTGATGTGGACAATTCCACCACCTGCTCAGGCACGGTTCAGTTCTTTGATCAAAGTACTGTAGGGCCTACCGGTTGGATGTGGAGCTTCGGTGATGGTAATTCATCAACAACACAAAACCCGGTTCATACTTATACCTCCAATGGTACATTTAATGTCAAGCTGGTTGTTTCCAATGCGTACGGACAGGATTCCATTACAAAGAATGCAGTGGTAACCGTCAATAAACCCAATGCTCCGACCGGACAGGGAGATGATCTTTGTGGCAGTGGTACGGCAAACCTGTCGGCCACCGGGAGCGGTGGTACATTGAACTGGTATGATGCGGCGAACGGAGGTAATCTTGTTCATACGGGAGGCACATACGCTCCAACGGTTTCAAACACCACCACCTTTTATGTAGAGGAAGTGGTTAGCACTGCCCCGGTAAAGGGAGGTCCTGCCGACAATTCCCTTGGAAGCGGCGGATATTATACGGCCAACGATCTTCGTGGATTGTTCTTTGATGTGACCAGTCCGTTTACGCTGAACTCGGTAAAAGTATATGCCAATACAGCCGGTGACAGGACCATTGAAGTCCTCGACGGTGACGGTGGAAACGTGCTGCACACCATAACAGCGACCATACCGGCAGGTGAAAGCCGTGTTAATCTGGATTTTCCCATGTCGCCGGGAACGGGTTATTTTATCAAAATTACGGGTGCAACGGTTGATCTTTACCGGAACGATGCCAGCGCTGCCTTTCCTTATGATGTGGCCGGCCTTGCCAGCATTACCGGAACCAATGCTTCGGCTAACGGTTATTACTACTATTTCTACGATTGGGAAGTGCAGGAGCCGGATTGTGTGAGCGAACGTACTTCCGTTGTGGCAACCGTTGGTACCGGAGGAATGACCGTCACAGCGTCTTCTACGGATGCTGCTTGCAAAAGTGAGTGTTCGGGAACCGGAACGGTATCGGTTTCCGGAGGTTCAGGCATCACGTACATCTGGGATAACGGGCATACAGAGATGACCGTGACCGGCTTGTGTGCCGGTAATTACAGCGTTACCGTTTCAGAAAATGGTGGTTGCCAGGAGGTAAAAACCATTACGATTTCAGAACCGGCCACGGCTTTAATAGCCAGCGTAACTACCACCGATGATTCCGGCTCATGTGATGGAACAGCCGCGGCCAATGCCACCGGAGGAACCCCAGGGTATACTTATAAGTGGGATGACAGTGGAAATCAAACCACAGCTACCGCTACCGGGTTGTGTACCGGCAACTATAACGTTACCGTTACCGATGCAAATGGATGTATCAACATTGTTGGCGTTCAGGTGGACCTCGGTACCGGCGTGATCACCGTTGGTAAAGAAGGAGGATTAATGCTCTTCCCGAATCCTGCCCATGGTTCATTCTTTGTGAAAGCAGCTGCGCAGGGCAATGCCACCATTGAGATTTATGATGCCATCGGACATAAGGTGGTGATGAAACAAGTTCAGTTACACAGCGGACAAACATTACCGATCCAGGTATCAACACTTGTTCCCGGGTTATACATGGTATCCGTGAAGTGGAACGGCCAGCAAATGACCAACCGGCTGATGATCCATTAGGGTTCTTAGTCGCTTTAAACCGGAAAGGGGAGGTGCTTATAGTGCTTCCCCTTTTTTGTTCGTTGAATAAATCAGATTTTACCCTTGAGAGATCTTCCGGTATAAGAAGCCTCGCATTCAGCTAATCCTTCAGGTGTGCCTTCGAAAATCACAGTACCACCCTCTTCGCCGCCTTCCGGACCCAGGTCAATGACGTGTGATGCACATTTGATCACATCCGGGTGATGCTCAATCACCACTACACTGTGGCCATTTTCGAGCAGGGCATAAAAGGAGTTCAATAACTTGTTGATGTCATGAAAGTGAAGCCCTGTGGTGGGTTCATCAAAGATAAACAAGGTGTTGCCGTCTCCTGCTCCCTTGGATAAAAAGGAAGCAAGCTTGATCCGTTGTGCCTCTCCACCACTAAGGGTGTTGGAGGACTGCCCGAGCTTGACGTAGCCCAGGCCGGTTTGCTTCAACGGCATCAGTTTGTCAACAATCTTCTTATCCGGAGCTTTGGGTTTTGGTACACTTGAGAAAAAATCCACTGCTTCATCCACCGTCAGCTCCAGAATATCACGGATGTCTTTTCCATGGTAATTTACTTCCAGGATTTCTTCCCTGAATCGCTTTCCGTTGCATGACTCACACACCAGGTGAATATCAGCCATGAATTGCATTTCTACGGTCACCTCGCCCTCGCCCTTGCATTCTTCACATCGGCCACCATCTACATTGAAGGAAAAGTATGCAGGGGTATAACCACGCATTTTGGAGAGGGGCTGGGAAGCATACAACGCCCTGATCTCATCATAGGCCTTTACATAGGTCACCGGATTGGACCTGGAAGATTTACCGATAGGGTTCTGATCCACAAACTCCACGCTACCTATCCTGTGCATGTCTCCCCCGAGACGGGTAAACTGTCCAACATAAGGTGCATAACCACCCAGTTGCTTAAGCATGGCAGGGTAGAGGATGGTCTTGACCAGGGATGATTTACCGGATCCACTGACACCCGTCACCACGGTTAAAACCCCCAGAGGGATACTTACATCAATATTCTTGAGGTTATTTTCGCGGCACCCGATAATCTGAATGGTACCTGAACTTTGTCTTTTCTCTTTGGGGGCCTCAATCTGGAGTCTGCCGGTCAGATAGCCTGTTGTAATACTTTCCTTGTCGGTTAGCAAAGCATTATGGTCTCCTTCAAAAACAACCTTGCCTCCAAGGTAACCGGCACCCGGGCCCAGGTCAACGATGCGATCAGCGGAACGCATGATCTCTTCGTCGTGTTCCACCACGATAACCGTATTTTCCAGGTCGCGCAGTGATTGCAGAACGCTGATAAGCTTTTCTGTGTCTCTCGGGTGCAGGCCGATACTGGGTTCATCCAGGATGTACATGGAGCCGACCAGACTGCTTCCAAGAGATGTGGCGAGGTTGATGCGCTGAGACTCACCACCTGATAATGTAACGGATGGCCTGTTCAGGGTGAGATAGCTAAGGCCGACTTTATCCAGGTACTCCAGGCGGCTATTGATCTCTTTGAGAATGCGACGTGCTATATTGGTTTCATTTTCATTGAGCCGGATGTCTGCGAAAAACACCCGCAGCTTGCCGATGGGCATATTCACCAGTTCCCGTATGGTGCGGTCATTGACCTTGATGAACAGGGCTTCCTGTCGCAGGCGGCTGCCTTTGCATTCCGTGCACACCGTTTTGCCCCGGTAGCGCGCCAGCATCACGCGATACTGGATCTTATAACTTTTCTCTTCCAGGTATTTGAAGAAATGATAAATCCCTTTGAAGTCTTTATTGCCATTCCACAGTACATCTTTCTCCGCTTCCGTCATGTCCTGATAAGCCTTGTGGATGGGAAAGTCAGACTTGTAAGCGCTCATGATCAGACGGTCCTTCCATTTGCTCATTTTTTCACCTCTCCAGCAGATCACGGCGTCATCATATACCGAAAGGCTTTGGTCCGGAATAACCAGGGCCTCATCAATGCCAATGATTGTTCCGAACCCCTCACATGCCCTGCATGCACCATATGGATTATTAAAGCTGAAGAGGTGAACGGATGGTTCTTCGAATTGCATCCCGTCAAGCTCAAAGCGGTTCGAGAAATGCTGCTCCTTCCATTTATCTTTTTGCTCATAGAACAGGTAACACTGTCCATTGCCTTCATAGAAAGCCGTTTCTATGGAGTCCGCCGCCCTGCTTTCAAAATCATCATCGCCATGAACAACTTTAAAGCGATCGATCACCAGGTGAATCTTTCCATCCTGATCGGATAGTGTTGAAGTATCGCTCACATCTTCAATAAGGACGGTCTCGTCACCTAAGCGAACCCGTGAGAATCCTTGTTGGATCAATACTTTCAGGTGTTCCTCCACAGATCGTTGCTTGCCGGGCGCATGTGCGGCGATCAGTTGTACGCGTGCCCCTTCTTCAATCCCAAGGAGGTATTGCATTACATCCGATACACTGTGGCGCTTTACTTCCTCTCCTGAGACAGGGGAAAAAGTCTTTCCTATCCTGGCAAATAGTAATTTCAGGTAGTCATAGATTTCCGTAGTGGTGCCAACGGTGGATCTGGGGTTCTTTGAATTGACCTTTTGTTCTATGGCAATAGCGGGGGATAGCCCATCAATCCGGTCCACGTCCGGTTTTTCCATCCTGCCTAAAAATTGTCTGGCATACGAGGACAGGCTTTCCACATACCTTCTCTGCCCTTCGGCGAACAAGGTATCGAACGCCAATGAAGATTTTCCAGACCCTGATAACCCGGTGATAACGGTGAGTTTGTTCCTGGGCAGGTCCAGGTTGATATTTTTCAGGTTGTGAATGCGTGCACCGCGAATCCTGATCTGTTTTCCCCCTTTTTCCTTTTTTTTTGCTTCCGGCATAAATATTGTTGTGGAATTTCCGACACTGGCGGACCTGTAAAGGTAGACAGATTTTTAAGAGTAAGGAACAATATCCGGCCATTGTTAAGGAATGTTAAAGTCACAGGAAATTAATACATATGTGCAACAAACGACATACCTTCGCGTTATAGAAGTAATAAATAGTCAGGTGGCACGCTAAAAGTGTATCCGACCCAACCAAAAACTGAACTGATATAGAAGAAACCTCTACTCCGCACAGCGTTTATTTTTTTAACCTGTTAAAAAGGGAGGTTTTATGCGACGTCAGATTCAGAATGACCAAGAACTTATTAAGAAGTACATTGCCGGTGATAGCCGGTGTATGGAAATGCTCATCAACAGGCATAAGGGTAAAATATATACCTATATATTAATGTTGGTGAAAAACGATGCCCTGGCAGAGGATATCCTGCAAGATACCCTGGTCAAGGTGATCCAGACCCTGGAAAAGGGCAATTACAATGAGGAGGGCAAGTTCATGCCCTGGGTGATGCGAATTGCCCACAACCTTGTTATCGATCATTTCAGGAAATCCAACCGCATGCCCATGGTATCCAATCAGCGCTACCATGGTGAAGAGGAGAGCTTTGATATCTTCGACTTTATCAGTTCGGATGAAATGCACCGGGAGGATTCGATGATCCGTCAGCAGATCAGAGCGGATCTCCGCCGGTTGATCCGTGAGTTATCGGATGAACAGCGTGAGGTCCTCATGATGAGGCATTATGCGGATATGAGTTTCAAGGAAATCGCTGCCATCACGAATGTGAGCATCAACACAGCGTTGGGACGTATGCGTTATGCCTTGATCAACCTTCGCAAGATGATTGAAGAGAAACACGTTTCTCTTACAGTTGATTAGGAAATTGTTAAGGAGCGAACAATATTGATGGAAGTCCTCCGTTTCATAGGCATGAAGAGAACGAATAATCATCAAAATCACGCCTATGAATCAAGCTTCTACGCTCCTTGCCTTAACGGCAACAAACCGCATCGTACAATCATATTTCGAACTTGATCTTGAAGATCAGCTGGATGTGATGGATCAGCTTCCGGAAGTAACAGATGAAGTACTGGAATTTCTTGAGAACTACCAGTGTGAAGCTCCGGAAAACTGCATCAGAAGGATCACCGATTATGTGATGGCCAGAAAAAGGATCGATATTCCCGGCTGGCCCTATGCGGAAGTCATTCTGAACTAAACGTTTCAAATCCCTGGTTCCCAACAGAGCCGGGGATTTTTTTATGCCGTAACGGGTAGGTATGCCTCTGCCGTCAGCACCGGACTGGCGGTCGAGAGACCGGACAGCGTGACCTCCTCGATTTGATTGAATCTGGACGGATCCGCAGGCATGGTTGTTTTGATGTAGTTGTCGGTAAAACCGAACATCATGCCCTCTTTTTCATCGCTTTCCCATAAGACCTTTTGATTGCTGCCGAGGTAGTTTTCATAAAACTGTTTGCGTTTCAGGTCTGATAATTTGTGCAGTCGTCTGCTCCTGATCTCCCGGTCTTCCTTTGAAACCGTGCCATCCAAACGCAAGGCTGTCGTGCCCGGCCGTTCGGAGTAGGTAAATACGTGCAGATAGGAAATGTCCAGCGACTCAAGAAACTGTTCTGTTTCCAGGTAATGCGCTTCTGTTTCTCCAGGGAAGCCAACGATCACATCCACACCGATACATGCCATGGGCATCACCGATTTGATCATCTCAATGCGGTTCCGGTACAAAGCCGTTTGGTATTTTCTGCGCATGGCTTTGAGTATTTCATCCGATCCCGATTGCAATGGAATAT
The DNA window shown above is from Flavobacteriales bacterium and carries:
- the truA gene encoding tRNA pseudouridine(38-40) synthase TruA, with the translated sequence MTDPRRYFLQLAFDGADFHGWQVQNNAVTVQGLLQEKLGLMLGAPVELTGCGRTDTGVHARDFYAHFDVQDGVELPTGFIFRANGFLPPSIVLKAIYSVDGQAHTRFDAIARTYEYHISTKKDPFDHGRSWYLYGALDLLAMEKAAAQLIGCHDFDAFCKNVTDQPSTTCDVVRAVWEDRGDRLVFVITANRFIRNMVRAIVGTCVEIGQSRFQRDAMQQILLSKDRSLAGPSAPAHGLYLARVDYPAGIFATDSIKSLQG
- a CDS encoding DUF58 domain-containing protein — protein: MDAKELLRKVRKIEIKTKGLSNQLFSGEYHSVFKGRGMAFSEVREYQAGDDIRTIDWNVTARLNHPYVKVFEEERELTVMLLVDVSASERFGTKVQFKEDLITELCAVLAFSAIQNNDKIGVIFFSDRIEKFIPPKKGRSHTLRIIRELIQFTPESKGTNISEALRYFNGVIKKRSIAFLISDFMDSGFERPLRIANKKHDMVAVRIFDIREQELPDVGLVRFRDPETDKVQWVDTHSKEVRKHYFQQGRQHEAFLKDAFLKSGVDNMKIRTDESYVRPLMNFFK
- a CDS encoding AAA family ATPase produces the protein MEELSQAGPAIQPSGTDIRALNERIEKESAFIDLLMMEMDKVIVGQRYMVERLLIGLLSDGHILLEGVPGLAKTLAIKSLASTIHADFSRIQFTPDLLPADLVGTMIYNQKKEEFIPRQGPIFANFILADEINRAPAKVQSALLEAMQEHQVTIGEQTFPLPAPFLVLATQNPIEQEGTYPLPEAQVDRFMLKIIIHYPGKEEERKIIRQNLSREKAGINAVLHPEDIIKAKKVVREVYMDEKIENYILDIVFASRNPKEYNLEHFASMISYGGSPRASINLALAAKAHAFIKRRGYVIPEDVRAVCADVMRHRIGLTYEAEAENITSEDIIHDILNTVEVP
- a CDS encoding T9SS type A sorting domain-containing protein; the encoded protein is MRRIITPIALVVSVFLSFQNAAAQNQNRTCGTTEYMERLFRENPGYEQRLQQMNQELAAYVAARKNSSEPHAVVTIPTVVHVVYNTSGQNHSDASVQSQIDAMNADFRLLNSDKSTAPSVFQSLQGDAEIEFCLAQRDPNGNPTTGITRTQTNTSSFSTNDDVKYTSSGGKDAWPRDKYLNLWVCDISGGILGYAQFPGGPAATDGVVLHTDYFGTINANTPFNLGRTGTHEVGHWLGLYHIWGDANCGNDQVSDTPTQQTSNSGCPSFPHVTCSNGPNGDMFMNYMDYVNDACMVMFSLGQNSRMQGVVDGSRSSLKTSDGCVPPSAPPVAGFDVDNSTTCSGTVQFFDQSTVGPTGWMWSFGDGNSSTTQNPVHTYTSNGTFNVKLVVSNAYGQDSITKNAVVTVNKPNAPTGQGDDLCGSGTANLSATGSGGTLNWYDAANGGNLVHTGGTYAPTVSNTTTFYVEEVVSTAPVKGGPADNSLGSGGYYTANDLRGLFFDVTSPFTLNSVKVYANTAGDRTIEVLDGDGGNVLHTITATIPAGESRVNLDFPMSPGTGYFIKITGATVDLYRNDASAAFPYDVAGLASITGTNASANGYYYYFYDWEVQEPDCVSERTSVVATVGTGGMTVTASSTDAACKSECSGTGTVSVSGGSGITYIWDNGHTEMTVTGLCAGNYSVTVSENGGCQEVKTITISEPATALIASVTTTDDSGSCDGTAAANATGGTPGYTYKWDDSGNQTTATATGLCTGNYNVTVTDANGCINIVGVQVDLGTGVITVGKEGGLMLFPNPAHGSFFVKAAAQGNATIEIYDAIGHKVVMKQVQLHSGQTLPIQVSTLVPGLYMVSVKWNGQQMTNRLMIH
- a CDS encoding ABC transporter ATP-binding protein, whose amino-acid sequence is MSVSGKALDVHILKRIFLYAKPYGKVLTGAILVTLLLGFISPARPWLIQYTFDEYIVKPDPVGLRNMMLMLVGLLVLQAVFEFLQTYLANWLGQTVVRDLRQRTFDHISRLKSRFFDNTPIGTLVTRVVSDMEAIAEVFSDGILVIFGDILQLSVIIGSMLYMSWKLTLYSLCVMPLLIISTWIFKNGIRSIFQDVRNQVARLNAFVQEHVVGMNVVQVFNREEAEMKKFIEINKSHRKAHIRSVWYYSIFLPVVEILSAVSIGLMVWWGAREAIRGLDQGVTLGEMLAFIFFIYALFRPIRQLADKFNTLQMGMVAAERVFALLDRDERVKDHGTMSPGDLTGRIAFDDVHFAYVDEDWVLKGISFEVEAGQTLALVGATGSGKTSVINLLGRYYEFQKGRISIDGHDIRDIRLPELRKHVGVVLQDVFLFSDTIYHNITLGDPNITRDDVVRAAKIVGAHEFISRLPGAYDYDVRERGGTLSTGQRQLIAFIRAYVHDPRILVLDEATSSVDTGSEELIQYATARLTEGRTSVVIAHRLATIQKADKILVLDHGRIVESGNHSSLLNLGGVYQKLYELQFRHSQAS